The DNA region CAAACGGAACCGGGTCATAACGTTCATAGCAAGGAACGCTATCAACCCGCAATCGGGCTACCCCCACCCCCCGCAGCGGATCGAGCTCGCGATGGAGGAGGCGAAGGTGAACATCGATCCCTTCAAGTCGGTCGAGGAGCAGGTGAAGGAGGTTGTCAAGGCCCTCCGCCCGATCCTTCCCATCAGGTTTGAGGAGATCCGGATCGCCGTCAGGTTCCCGCCGGAACATGCTGCAAGGGCTTACGGGGAACTCCAGGCCGCAGCAGCGATCGAGCAGAACGAGTGGCAGAAGGACGGTTCCTGGATCGCGGTGGTCAGGATTCCGGCCGGTATCCAGGAGGAGTTCTACAACCTGGTGAACAAGATCTCGAGAGGGAGCGCCGAGACCAAGATCGTCGGGCGTGTATCGTGAGTAACTAATATTAGTCGAGACCACAGAAGTTAGAGGACATACAAGAGGTAGGCGAAATGGCAGGCCGCAAGCAGAGTGCAAAAGGCAGGGTTGTCGGGAGTTCCGGTCGATACGGCCCCAGGTACGGCAGGTTTATCAGGAAGAGAGTGAACCAGATCGAGCATATCTCCCGCGCGGCTCACGTCTGTCCCCGCTGTGACCTGGAAGCGGTCAGGCGTGTGGGGACGGGGATCTGGGAGTGCCGCAAGTGCGGGTTCAAGTTCGCAGGCGGGAGTTACGTCCCGCAGACGCCGGCTATGCGTGTCGCTGCGCGGAGCATCGAGCGTTCGCTGCAGAAGGAGGGTTAACCGGCCGTGGCTGCCTATAAGTGCGCTAGGTGTAAGCAGAAGGTTGAGATAGACATCAATATACGCTGTCCCTACTGTGGGCACCGCATCCTCTTCAAGGAGCGCGGGGCCGCGATAAAAGACCTGAAGGCTCGATGACGGTCGTCACGACGTCGCGCAAACCGGTTCCGGAGGTGCGGTCACTCGCACGGGATCTTGCGTTTGCGATCGGCGCCGAATACGCCACCCGCGGGAAGATGGGCATGGGCGACCTCCTG from Methanoculleus receptaculi includes:
- a CDS encoding DNA-directed RNA polymerase subunit P, with protein sequence MAAYKCARCKQKVEIDINIRCPYCGHRILFKERGAAIKDLKAR
- a CDS encoding 50S ribosomal protein L37ae, with the translated sequence MAGRKQSAKGRVVGSSGRYGPRYGRFIRKRVNQIEHISRAAHVCPRCDLEAVRRVGTGIWECRKCGFKFAGGSYVPQTPAMRVAARSIERSLQKEG
- a CDS encoding ribosome assembly factor SBDS yields the protein MIPLDRAVVARFESHGERFEVLVDPDQAMRIRQGEAIDLEDVVAADSVFSNAAHGERASDEALMKVFKTTEFEEIAPKIIQKGEIHLTAEQRRHIIADKRNRVITFIARNAINPQSGYPHPPQRIELAMEEAKVNIDPFKSVEEQVKEVVKALRPILPIRFEEIRIAVRFPPEHAARAYGELQAAAAIEQNEWQKDGSWIAVVRIPAGIQEEFYNLVNKISRGSAETKIVGRVS